The Deltaproteobacteria bacterium genome contains the following window.
AGGTGGATCCACGTCTCCTCGCCCCGCAACCGGTGGAAGGCCGAGAAATCCCCCCGGGCGAGCAGGAAGTAGATGACGGTGAACGTCGCCCGCGGGCCGGGATACCCGTGGATCCGGACGGGGGGATGTGCCGATCGGTGCACTTCGCGGAACCACCCTCCCTCCGGGTGGCGTTTCAGCCGGTACTCCGCGACGATCTTCCGCGGATCCGTCATCGTCACTCCTGCGAATAGGGCCGGTACGCGATCGGCCGCCGCGTTCCGTGCTTCCGCATCTGCATCCGCCACCCCAGATTGCCGAACAGGTTGTACAACCAGCGCGGCATGAGCGGTCTCGCGAACAGCGTCGCCGCCTCCGCGGGGACGTCGCCGTCTTTCGCGAGGGATTCCGCCGTCATGTCCAACGCGCGGATCACGTGCTTCCCGCCGCCGGGGAGGCGCCGGATATCTTCCCCGACCGACCCCCCCATCCCCATGGCGAGCGCGCCGGCCCACCGCATGCCGGTGCGCTCCGCGAAGAGGCGGCAGATCCCCACGGCGGTGTCGCATTGGTGCGCCTCGGGGAAGCCGCACTGGACGATTACGGCGAGCCGCGGATTCGACTCGGAAGCGACCCCGGCCCGGCGCCCGGCGACAAGCTCGAGCAGTCGAGTGAGGGGCGCCGGAAGCGAGTCGACGTAGAGAGGAAACACCGGCACCACAAGGTCGGATGCATCGACCGCCTCCAGCAGTCGCCGTGTTCCTTCATCCGTGCGCAGGCCGGCATGGA
Protein-coding sequences here:
- a CDS encoding NAD(P)H-dependent oxidoreductase, whose protein sequence is MNALILTGSPKGRKSASFTLASKLAEGLRKNGASVCEEPVHAGLRTDEGTRRLLEAVDASDLVVPVFPLYVDSLPAPLTRLLELVAGRRAGVASESNPRLAVIVQCGFPEAHQCDTAVGICRLFAERTGMRWAGALAMGMGGSVGEDIRRLPGGGKHVIRALDMTAESLAKDGDVPAEAATLFARPLMPRWLYNLFGNLGWRMQMRKHGTRRPIAYRPYSQE